In Calliopsis andreniformis isolate RMS-2024a chromosome 9, iyCalAndr_principal, whole genome shotgun sequence, the genomic window TTATGGACGACAGCAATTATCGTGGTACGCACGCTGGGTGTTTTGCCACCACTCTCGGCTCGGTTCTCCATGAGCTAGGTCATACTTTTGATCTTGGTCACACTCACGAAGGTATAATGGGCCGTGGATTTGACTATGTAGACCGAGTGTTTGTCGGCGCAGCCGGTGTTGACTTTAATCGTAATCCTGTTTTGCGAAGAGATCCGCAGCATACGACGATTGCGTTGAGCAGACCGCTCAGTGTAACGGTCACAGTGCAGGAACCGTTCACACTTTTAACTAGTCCCAGAAGAAGTCGTCTGCTTTCCGAAACATCACGGCCTTCACCATCGCAAAGTCCTCCACGATTACTCGGGAGACTATCTGCACCAGCTAGTCCAGAACTCAATAGATCCTTTTCTAAGAGTCTTCTGCAATCCGCCTCAGCACAACCAGAACAGACTCTCTTCATCTCGCAAACTGACCGAACATTTTGGACACCGTCTTCCGCGGCCTTTCTCGCCTACCATCGATGGTTCAACAGTGAAATGAACAACGTTTCCAGTCGGCATTTTCACGACATCGAATACGATGCTAAAAGGTAATAACCATCAGATAACGACACTTTTTCTTCTTCCTTCTTCATTCTTCCTTCCTCCTTCTtccttctttcttctttcttctttcttctttcttctttcttctttcttctttcttctttcttctttcttctttcttctttcttctttcttctttcttctttcttgtttcttccttcttctttcttccttcttttctcATACTACAATCTTTCTCCttatgtattttcttcttctattttctttttACTTACAATAGGTCTTTCACTTTCTGTCTATTAttcttaatatttatttaacaacAGGAACGTTGTGCGATCTCATTTCGGAGTACGAGTAATAGAGCTTAGGGAAACATCGGGTGGAATGGTAGTTGGTTCTCGACAATTCCCGGGCTCTCGACCACCTCTGGAAACGCTAGTTCCACCAGCACCGTCTCATTCTCTTGCTGCGTTAACTCTCGTTGCCGAAGACTCGGCTGGCAATCTACTCAAGTATCCACTTCCAACATCATTCTAAAACTCCATTATCGTCGTATTCCATGTCTTCGGATGGATACACAACCAGTGCCAAACGATGCGAATTGATACCAGTGCAACAGTTCCTTGTTTTCTCGTCACTGTACTTGTATATAAACAATTGATAACTAGCCTCAGCCTGAACGAAGCTAATATTCAGTATGTACTAATCTCATAATCTACAAATAGTCCTTGGAAATTCATTTCACCAACATGCCATATTTGAAAGCGATCTTTCCAATTTTTATCAATTTGTGCGAATATTGCTACATTAGAGCTTTTTACATAGAATACAGGGACCTTTCGATCGTGTTTAAACAAGATCTTTATATAACAATAAAGCACCatagtgcgcgcgcgcgcgatagagagagagagagagagagagagagagagagagagagagagagagagagagagagagagagagagagagagagagagagagagaaattttatacaatattgcGAAATCAGTATCTCAGAAATTATTATGATATTCTTTGTAAATATCATTCCATTTAAGCAATTTTCTGATGCAAACTCGAGTGTACTTGTCATGAATTAAATCAAATATGAACGTACGAATGATGTATGTATAAATGTATTTACttagatatatgtatacatacaagAACAAGTGCTTCAGTTTAGTTCCTtatatagaatttataaaaatacatGTACAGTTTAGTTTAATCGCAGAATTACTTTAGTGAACCTTTTAGTTGGTGATATATTAATTTACAAGATACTATTGATTTGTGACATAAAAGGGAAGTCATAATATAACTAGGATGCCTTATCGGTGATAATAATATGtattacaataataatataaatacaatttatCTAATAAATATAGCACTTCGCATTACGATCTACTACTAATTTTGCTCTAAAGGTACGAATACACTAATCTTCGTGAACAGTAcggaaattaaatttcctagaaATCGTCTGTTCACGTACTGTCGCATACCTGTCGCGTATCTATCGCGTATCTGTTCGCATACTTTTCTTGGTATTCGCGGAAAAATCGAGTAAGGGCGATAAAAAGTTTGCAAATTGTTTGCAAACGTTGTCCGCAAACAGTATTCGCAAATTATTGACTGGTGTAAACCCAGTTTCAAATGCCACACATTAAGTGGTAGAGAACACACATATATAGATATTCATTATTGATTGCCAGCAACTCATGGAGCTGCGTCATTCATAGATACTACAGCTTTAAAATGCGTCAACAGCTGTGTGACATTACGCACATACATGCATGCATGCATGcatgcatacatacatacatacatacatacatacatacatacatacataccatTCATACATCATGCatagatacatacatacatacatacatacatacatacatacatcatGCATACAgacgatatacatacatattattatcgtaatactcGACGAATCAATATCACACGAATATTTATTATACACCGTTAGTTATCGATCTCAAAAATTAACTATACTTCGTAATagtgtaataataatagtgcatTCTGtaatatacatacacatattACGAACAAGTGCAAAGAAAACATTTGTAAGATTATTCGCGATCAAAATAATTATTCCAAATGTCTATAAATCTCAAGGTCAAAATATTTTGGTCATAGATCACTTGTAGACAACACTGAAATGTCACTCATTTCCAAATAGAATACCATACCGTTTCTCACTTCGAGTAACTAAGAACCCATGGATACGTGTCAAAACGAAATTAAGGTTCTATTTCCAGAAATCATTGACGGTAAAATAAACACTGCGGAATTTCTAACTGCAGCTCGTGGTATTGTGAGAATTGTAGGTAGGTATATTAATCTTTATTTACGTAAATATAACCTAGAAAAATATAATGTCGATTATATCCAGACCAAAAATTGTGGGACAATCTTTCAGATAAACTAGGCAAAGTTTTTGCTCCTGTTAAATATGACATTCAGGGTAATATTAACGTAAGTATTCCGAAATATTTGAAACAATATAGAATAAGTAACTATTCACGACCAATTATAGAAAATCGCCACGAAATATGCAACAAACGTAGAAAGATATGCGATGCTCCAAGATATGATTTTAATGGAGAAAGCTACCGAAACTGATTTAATTACTACAGATGCTTTAATGTGGTTAATCAGGTAGGCTTATTAGATTCTTTGCTACTGTTTTATTCAGAATTGTCTCGTTTCTACGCATTCAATGCAATTCGACTCGATTCGATTCGATTCGATTCGATTCGATTCGATTCGATTCGATTCGATTCGATTCGATTCGATTCAATTCGATTCGATTCAATTCGATTCGATTGGAATCCACACAATTTAGTTTTTTTTATTCAATCCATTGTATCATTTGTATGCATCCATAATATAACTTGTATTATTTGTTTCTTTAtgaataatttttataaaacagTCTACATTGTAAAATGTGCCAATTACAGAGGATTACAcatgattttattattttttgagaaaattgttgAAGATAGCAAAACGAGTACACCAACAGAGGATTT contains:
- the LOC143184009 gene encoding glycolipid transfer protein, which encodes MDTCQNEIKVLFPEIIDGKINTAEFLTAARGIVRIVDKLGKVFAPVKYDIQGNINKIATKYATNVERYAMLQDMILMEKATETDLITTDALMWLIRGLHMILLFFEKIVEDSKTSTPTEDLVAFLKKSYKEALERYHGWMAQQLFDLLSRMVPTRTQLLQALTNEQSDKNDIINDIEIYLINLRQNVFTIQLFYKNHNLYSIT
- the LOC143184011 gene encoding uncharacterized protein LOC143184011 — protein: MHACMHTYIHTYIHTYIHTYHSYIMHRYIHTYIHTYIHTSCIQTIYIHIIIVILDESISHEYLLYTVSYRSQKLTILRNSVIIIVHSVIYIHILRTSAKKTFITCRQH